GTGCGCGTTTCGGCGGTCGTAGATGCTTCCGTCGCCGACCCTTCGCCTTACGGATACACCGTCAGCCTCCTGTTGTTCATTGTGCCAATTCTTGTGATTGGCCTTTGGCTCGTACCACGCGAGGGAGTCGCTATCTCGAAAAAGTCCTTTCTGTGGACGGTAGGGATTCTTTTTCCGCTTGGGGCGCTGCTCGATTTCTTTTTCGCGCACTCGTTTTTCACTTTTCCCAATCGCGCCGCAACGCTGGGCGTGATTTTTCCCGCGCTTGGCGGAGGCGTGCCGGTCGAGGAGTATGTCTTCTACTTCACCGGATTTGTAGCGATACTCCTCATCTACATCTGGCTGGATGAGTACTGGCTCGCCGCCTACAGCGTCCCGATTGACGCAGCGGAGCGGACGGATTTTGCGCGGCTGCTTCGATTTCATCCGCAATCCCTGTTTTGGGCGCTAGTGCTGATTGGCGCAGCAATCCTGTATCGCTCGATGGTTGTGAGGACGCCCGGATTTCCAGGCTATTTCATCTTCCTCGTTCTTGGGGCGATGCTGCCGTCGGCGGCTCTGTTGCCGTCCGCGCTGCCGGTGATCAACTGGCGCGCGTTCAGCCTGACGGTCCTGGTCGTTCTGCTGATCAGCCTGCTCTGGGAGGCTACCCTTGGCGTGCCTTATGGATGGTGGGGTTTTCAGGACGCGCAGATGATCGGCCTTCGCATCACGGCCTGGAGCGATTTGCCGATTGAAGAAGTCTTCATCTGGATCGCGGTTTCCTACGCGACGGCGATCGTCTATGAAATCGTGCGGCGGTGGAAGTCCTCGGGCAAGCGGGCCAGACACGCGTTTCTTGGCTGAATCACGAGAACAGAGCTTACGGACCGTACACTGATGAGGCAAAGGACGCCAGAGGCATGAGCGCAGCCATCGAATTTGCCATCGAATTTCGGGGAGTTTCGTACGCGACGGCACAGGGCAGGCTACTGCTCGACCGGATTTCTCTGACGCTCGAAGAAGGAACGATCACGGCCATCCTGGGACGCAGCGGCTCCGGAAAGACAACTTTGCTCCGCACGGTCAATCGCATGGTCGAGGCTACGGCAGGCGATGTGCTGGCGCATGGCGCAAGCGTCCGCGATGCCGAAGTGATTGGCTTGCGGCGGGGCATGGGCTACGTGATCCAGGAGACTGGGCTGTTTCCGCACTTTACCGTCGAGCGCAACGTCGGACTGGTGCTGGAAGCACAGGGCCAGCCGCGCGAAGAGCGAAACCGCCGCAGCCGGGAGCTGCTTTCCGTTGTGGGTCTCGATCCCGGCAGCTTTGCGCATCGCTTTCCGCACCAGCTTTCCGGCGGGCAGCGGCAGCGGGTTGGCCTGGCGCGTGCGTTGGCCGCCGAACCCGGCATCCTACTCATGGATGAGCCGTTCGGCGCGCTCGATCCGCTCACCCGGGCAGAGATGCAGGATATGCTGCGCGATCTGCTGCGCCAGCTTACGGGCGCGGCAAAAAAGACAGTGCTCTTGGTCACGCATGACCTCGACGAGGCGCTGTATCTTGCGGATCGAATCGTGCTGCTGGAGTCGGGAAGGCTGGTTGCGAACCTTGAGCCTGCTGCCTTTCTGCGTTCCGATCAGCCGGAGATTG
This portion of the Acidicapsa acidisoli genome encodes:
- a CDS encoding ATP-binding cassette domain-containing protein, with amino-acid sequence MSAAIEFAIEFRGVSYATAQGRLLLDRISLTLEEGTITAILGRSGSGKTTLLRTVNRMVEATAGDVLAHGASVRDAEVIGLRRGMGYVIQETGLFPHFTVERNVGLVLEAQGQPREERNRRSRELLSVVGLDPGSFAHRFPHQLSGGQRQRVGLARALAAEPGILLMDEPFGALDPLTRAEMQDMLRDLLRQLTGAAKKTVLLVTHDLDEALYLADRIVLLESGRLVANLEPAAFLRSDQPEIVSYIRAFHRGEKVNPVRQ